The following proteins are co-located in the Halarcobacter sp. genome:
- a CDS encoding phosphoribosyltransferase family protein has protein sequence MKCLLCENLSLSIICNKCQATLLQPTFYKRELTNGFFNYSFYSFKEIEELLNSKYYFHGDRIYSILAKLSFNKFAQNFSFNETVYAIGIDEHTRHDYSQTAILSKNLNSSFIKPLFGQLKAKNIVKYAGKDLEFRKKNKRKFETNLTNKNIILVDDLITTGTTILEAKKILEKKGNNILFSLTLADAKF, from the coding sequence ATGAAATGTTTATTATGTGAAAATCTATCTTTATCAATCATTTGCAATAAATGTCAAGCTACTTTACTACAGCCCACTTTTTATAAAAGAGAATTAACTAATGGTTTTTTCAACTACTCTTTTTATTCCTTTAAAGAGATTGAAGAATTACTCAATTCAAAATACTATTTTCATGGGGATAGAATATACTCTATCCTAGCAAAATTATCTTTTAATAAATTTGCACAAAATTTTTCTTTCAATGAAACTGTATATGCAATAGGAATAGATGAACATACTAGGCATGACTATTCACAAACTGCAATATTATCTAAAAATCTAAACTCATCATTTATAAAACCTTTATTTGGACAACTCAAAGCAAAGAATATTGTTAAATATGCAGGGAAAGATTTAGAATTTAGGAAAAAAAATAAAAGAAAATTTGAAACTAATTTGACAAATAAAAATATTATCCTTGTTGATGATTTGATTACAACGGGAACTACAATACTTGAAGCTAAAAAAATTTTAGAAAAAAAAGGTAACAATATACTTTTTTCTTTAACCCTTGCAGATGCAAAATTTTGA